From one Methanobacterium alcaliphilum genomic stretch:
- a CDS encoding ABC transporter permease, which translates to MTRIYASLWAETLKVRRSKIFIITIITFSSIAILMGLMIYVSRSPELVGKSAIVSAKSSMFKDEWSSYFGLLTMIILTLGTIGFGTITGWVFGREYSDRTMKDLLALPVHRSSIVLSKFIIIFLWSFLLSLILFISGLLTGFLVNIAHWSYAAAYHSFGVFMITSVLTALLCTPVAFVASFARGYIAPIGFTIGTLIITQIIFVGIPNITAYFPWAIPALYSGVSGAGAPTPDIFSYFILSLTILLGLLGTALWWHFADQS; encoded by the coding sequence ATGACAAGAATATATGCTTCCCTCTGGGCTGAAACCCTAAAAGTAAGAAGATCTAAAATATTTATAATCACCATAATAACATTTTCAAGTATTGCCATTCTTATGGGATTGATGATCTATGTTTCCAGATCCCCTGAACTTGTTGGAAAATCTGCAATAGTTAGTGCCAAATCATCAATGTTTAAAGATGAGTGGTCTTCCTATTTTGGGCTGCTTACCATGATTATTTTAACCTTAGGAACTATAGGCTTTGGAACAATTACCGGTTGGGTGTTTGGCAGAGAATATTCCGATAGAACCATGAAAGATCTTTTGGCATTGCCAGTTCATCGTTCAAGCATAGTTCTATCTAAGTTTATCATTATTTTTTTATGGAGTTTCTTATTATCATTGATATTATTTATTTCAGGACTTCTCACTGGATTTCTAGTTAACATCGCCCACTGGTCATATGCAGCAGCATACCATTCTTTTGGTGTTTTCATGATAACCTCCGTTCTTACTGCTCTACTTTGTACTCCCGTGGCTTTTGTTGCCAGTTTTGCAAGAGGTTATATTGCACCCATAGGTTTTACAATTGGTACGTTGATTATAACTCAAATAATCTTTGTAGGAATCCCAAATATAACCGCATATTTTCCCTGGGCCATTCCCGCACTTTATAGTGGAGTTTCAGGTGCAGGAGCTCCCACTCCGGATATTTTCAGTTATTTTATACTTAGTTTAACTATCCTACTCGGTCTTTTAGGAACTGCACTATGGTGGCATTTTGCCGATCAAAGTTAA
- a CDS encoding ABC transporter ATP-binding protein, with the protein MKTEYKEGVISTHNLTKNYGKIKAVDKISINVRKGEIYGFLGLNGAGKTTTIQMLLGMVHPSSGEAYLNGQKINANSHDLWNRVGHLVEIPYSYPELTVRENLEIICRLRSLSNPDSVNSVIEKLKLNQYQDREAKNLSLGNLQRLGLAKALIHNPDILILDEPSNALDPAGIVEIRELLLDLALNKGVTIFISSHMLSEISKIATRVGIIHEGKLIQEMTAKKLHQLRNRSLLIDVNDINRAISILTNVGLNATITDDGLIEIKENEVVMHPENVNSKLVNAGFSPRMLKVEEEELESYFLRIIDKRGVV; encoded by the coding sequence ATGAAAACAGAATATAAAGAGGGAGTAATCAGTACCCATAACTTGACTAAAAATTATGGTAAAATTAAAGCAGTAGACAAAATATCAATTAATGTCCGCAAAGGAGAAATTTACGGATTTTTAGGTCTTAACGGTGCTGGAAAAACAACTACCATACAAATGCTGCTGGGAATGGTGCATCCCTCATCTGGGGAAGCCTATTTAAATGGGCAAAAAATTAATGCAAATAGTCATGACCTTTGGAATCGCGTAGGGCATTTAGTGGAAATCCCTTATTCGTATCCGGAATTGACAGTGCGGGAAAATTTAGAGATTATTTGTAGATTACGTTCACTTTCTAATCCAGATTCAGTTAATTCAGTTATTGAAAAACTCAAATTGAATCAATATCAGGATAGGGAGGCGAAAAATCTTTCACTGGGAAATCTTCAGAGATTAGGGCTTGCAAAAGCTTTGATACACAATCCAGATATTCTAATTCTTGATGAACCGTCCAACGCTTTAGATCCTGCAGGTATTGTTGAAATAAGAGAACTTTTACTTGATTTAGCCTTAAATAAAGGAGTGACTATATTTATTTCCAGCCACATGTTAAGTGAAATTTCCAAAATCGCAACACGTGTTGGTATTATCCATGAAGGCAAATTAATTCAAGAGATGACTGCAAAAAAGCTGCATCAACTTAGAAATAGAAGCTTATTAATTGATGTAAATGATATTAACAGAGCAATATCAATTTTAACCAATGTTGGGCTTAATGCAACCATTACTGATGATGGATTAATTGAAATAAAAGAAAATGAAGTAGTAATGCATCCTGAAAATGTGAACTCAAAATTAGTAAACGCAGGATTTTCACCTAGAATGTTAAAAGTTGAAGAAGAAGAATTGGAATCATATTTCTTAAGAATAATTGATAAAAGAGGAGTTGTTTAA
- a CDS encoding GNAT family N-acetyltransferase: protein MSIKSAVKEHFTQSPISDHWNYFFQDTTQDEEKSLYCVNGLTIYKFTLKDFDECARLYKKVFSAGPWYDEWTLTQTRKYLNELIKNPAFTGFVIRYNYKIVGVCLGHGRSWWMGNEFIVDEFFVEKRMQGNGIGTKLMNVLSGYLSKKGYTRLMLLTNKGIPAENFYLKHGFYNRLERTVMVKEL, encoded by the coding sequence ATGTCCATAAAATCAGCAGTTAAAGAACATTTCACGCAAAGTCCTATTTCAGACCATTGGAATTATTTTTTTCAAGACACTACTCAAGATGAGGAGAAATCACTTTATTGTGTGAATGGTTTAACTATTTACAAATTCACCTTAAAAGATTTTGATGAATGTGCTAGGTTATATAAAAAAGTATTCTCGGCAGGGCCATGGTATGATGAATGGACTTTAACTCAAACAAGAAAATATCTGAATGAATTAATCAAAAATCCGGCATTCACTGGTTTTGTAATCCGTTATAATTATAAAATTGTAGGAGTTTGTTTAGGGCATGGAAGATCCTGGTGGATGGGAAATGAATTCATTGTTGACGAGTTTTTTGTAGAAAAAAGAATGCAAGGCAATGGAATTGGAACAAAATTAATGAATGTTCTAAGTGGATATCTCTCCAAAAAAGGATACACTCGTTTAATGTTATTAACCAATAAAGGGATACCTGCTGAAAACTTTTATCTTAAACATGGATTTTATAATCGCCTTGAACGAACGGTTATGGTTAAAGAACTGTAA
- a CDS encoding PadR family transcriptional regulator — translation MWDNWKNTLNNWKNLHERVDKLHNLGGLRIWILHVLGNGPKNGVEIMDAIEEHYGNLYKVKSHCMEHSHSGKHYNMHLKKTMKRKVSRPSPGSVYPMLKKMVAEDLITKIDDGKYDLTELGRETLSEIFGDNHHQNNYRKPKAIESALMAVDNYISYLEDINKEDLIHHKEIIINLNERLSKIEDSIQEK, via the coding sequence ATGTGGGATAACTGGAAAAATACTTTGAATAACTGGAAAAATCTGCATGAGAGGGTAGATAAACTGCATAATCTAGGTGGTCTGCGGATATGGATACTCCATGTATTGGGTAATGGACCAAAAAATGGTGTGGAGATAATGGATGCTATTGAAGAACATTATGGCAATTTGTATAAAGTGAAATCCCATTGCATGGAACATAGCCATTCTGGAAAACATTACAACATGCACCTTAAAAAAACCATGAAACGCAAAGTCTCAAGACCTTCTCCGGGATCAGTATACCCTATGCTGAAAAAAATGGTTGCAGAAGATTTGATAACCAAAATAGATGATGGTAAATATGATTTAACTGAACTGGGTCGAGAAACTCTCTCTGAAATTTTTGGAGATAATCACCACCAAAATAATTATCGAAAACCTAAGGCCATTGAAAGTGCCTTAATGGCAGTTGACAATTACATTTCATATCTGGAAGATATTAATAAAGAAGATTTAATTCACCATAAAGAGATAATAATCAATTTAAATGAGCGATTATCAAAAATAGAAGATTCTATTCAAGAAAAATAA
- a CDS encoding 4Fe-4S ferredoxin, with product MRFENLARKTIENECEDYYFGIADLSNAKKSETQKYGSLLDAYPRAISIGVAMFPVSPHETDPKEYEKSYNETKKLTDSKLDVITSRLSELLHKRGYAAFSVPMIETNEKLFLYLHKMAARMAGLGQIENNKSTVSLKHMNRVNWGTVLTNAPL from the coding sequence ATGCGATTTGAAAATCTAGCAAGAAAAACCATTGAAAATGAATGTGAAGATTATTACTTTGGAATTGCAGATTTATCCAATGCAAAAAAGTCGGAAACTCAAAAATATGGTTCTTTATTAGATGCATATCCTAGAGCAATTTCTATTGGTGTAGCCATGTTTCCAGTCTCTCCACATGAAACAGATCCGAAAGAATATGAAAAAAGTTATAATGAAACAAAAAAATTGACTGATAGTAAATTAGATGTTATAACTTCTCGTCTAAGTGAATTACTACACAAAAGAGGTTACGCTGCTTTTTCTGTCCCTATGATAGAAACTAATGAAAAATTATTTTTATATTTACATAAAATGGCAGCTAGAATGGCGGGGTTAGGCCAAATTGAAAATAATAAATCTACAGTAAGTTTAAAACATATGAATCGTGTTAACTGGGGCACTGTACTTACCAATGCTCCGTTATAA
- a CDS encoding class I SAM-dependent methyltransferase, with protein MFNNFMLKLLNREASSSQNKPLEILKNLNLQQGMIIGDIGSGGGYFTSLFSKKVGEDGKVYSIDVNQKSLDFIKNELEKTGITNVELVKGNSNGINLPESSVDLFFMRNVFHHLENQINYFKNLKTLLKEDGKVAIIDYDQRNFSPMGIFGHYTHENDLMDVMTRAGYLKFEKFVFLPKQSFMIFKKS; from the coding sequence ATGTTCAATAATTTCATGTTAAAACTGCTGAATAGAGAGGCATCTTCTTCTCAAAATAAACCTTTAGAAATTCTTAAAAATCTAAATTTGCAGCAAGGGATGATCATAGGGGATATTGGTTCTGGGGGCGGATATTTCACATCCCTTTTTTCGAAAAAAGTGGGTGAAGATGGAAAAGTTTATTCAATCGATGTAAATCAGAAATCTCTTGATTTTATAAAGAATGAACTCGAAAAAACAGGAATTACTAATGTTGAACTAGTCAAAGGTAATTCAAATGGTATAAATTTACCCGAATCAAGTGTTGATTTATTCTTCATGAGAAATGTTTTCCATCACTTAGAAAATCAAATAAACTATTTTAAAAATCTAAAAACATTACTAAAAGAAGATGGTAAAGTAGCTATTATTGATTATGATCAGAGAAATTTTTCACCTATGGGTATATTTGGTCATTACACTCATGAAAATGATTTAATGGATGTTATGACTCGAGCAGGTTATTTAAAGTTCGAAAAATTTGTTTTTCTACCCAAACAATCATTCATGATATTTAAAAAATCTTGA